In a single window of the Streptomyces sp. HUAS ZL42 genome:
- a CDS encoding HesB/IscA family protein: MSVSDETTTVSDGIILTDAAASKVKTLLDQEGRDDLALRVAVQPGGCSGLRYQLFFDERSLDGDVEKDFGGVKVVTDRMSAPYLGGATIDFVDTIEKQGFTIDNPNATGSCACGDSFS, translated from the coding sequence ATGTCCGTATCGGACGAGACCACCACCGTCAGCGACGGCATCATCCTGACCGACGCCGCGGCGTCCAAGGTCAAGACCCTGCTCGACCAGGAAGGCCGTGACGACCTCGCGCTGCGCGTAGCCGTCCAGCCCGGTGGCTGCTCCGGCCTGCGCTACCAGCTCTTCTTCGACGAGCGCTCCCTCGACGGCGACGTGGAGAAGGACTTCGGCGGCGTCAAGGTCGTCACCGACCGCATGAGCGCCCCGTACCTGGGCGGCGCCACGATCGACTTCGTGGACACGATCGAGAAGCAGGGCTTCACGATCGACAACCCGAACGCGACGGGCTCCTGCGCCTGCGGCGACTCCTTCAGCTGA
- a CDS encoding carbohydrate kinase family protein, which translates to MRIAVTGSIATDHLMTFPGRFADQFVADQLHTVSLSFLVDNLDVRRGGVGANIAFGMGQLGTKPILVGAAGFDFDEYRAWLDRHGVDTGSVRISETLHTARFVCTTDADHNQIGSFYTGAMSEARQIELKTVADRVDGLDLVLIGADDPEAMLRHTEECRTRSIPFAADFSQQIARMNGDEIRILLEGATYLFSNEYEKGLIESKTGWTDEEILGKVGHRVTTLGSRGVRIERVGEDPIEVGCPEEERKADPTGVGDAFRAGFLSGLAWGVSLERAAQIGCMLATLVIETVGTQEYQLRRAHFMDRFTKAYGDDAAAEVRKHLA; encoded by the coding sequence GTGCGCATCGCAGTCACCGGCTCCATCGCCACCGACCACCTCATGACCTTCCCCGGCCGCTTCGCCGACCAGTTCGTCGCGGACCAGCTGCACACGGTCTCGCTCTCCTTCCTCGTCGACAACCTCGACGTGCGCCGGGGCGGCGTCGGCGCGAACATCGCCTTCGGCATGGGACAGCTGGGCACGAAGCCGATCCTGGTGGGCGCCGCGGGCTTCGACTTCGACGAGTACCGGGCCTGGCTGGACCGGCACGGCGTCGACACCGGCTCGGTCCGCATCTCCGAGACGCTGCACACCGCCCGCTTCGTCTGCACCACCGACGCCGACCACAACCAGATCGGCTCCTTCTACACCGGTGCCATGAGCGAGGCCCGTCAGATCGAGCTGAAGACCGTCGCCGACCGCGTCGACGGCCTCGACCTGGTCCTCATCGGCGCCGACGACCCGGAGGCGATGCTCCGGCACACCGAGGAGTGCCGCACCCGCTCCATCCCGTTCGCCGCCGACTTCTCCCAGCAGATCGCCCGCATGAACGGCGACGAGATCCGGATACTGCTGGAGGGGGCGACGTACCTGTTCTCGAACGAGTACGAAAAGGGCCTCATCGAGTCCAAGACCGGCTGGACGGACGAGGAGATCCTCGGCAAGGTCGGCCACCGCGTCACCACCCTCGGCTCGCGCGGCGTGCGCATCGAGCGCGTCGGCGAGGACCCCATCGAGGTCGGCTGCCCCGAGGAGGAGCGCAAGGCCGACCCGACCGGCGTCGGCGACGCCTTCCGCGCCGGCTTCCTCTCCGGCCTGGCCTGGGGCGTCTCCCTGGAGCGCGCCGCCCAGATCGGCTGCATGCTCGCCACGCTCGTCATCGAGACGGTCGGCACGCAGGAGTACCAGCTGCGCCGCGCCCACTTCATGGACCGCTTCACCAAGGCGTACGGCGATGACGCGGCCGCCGAGGTCCGCAAGCACCTCGCCTAG
- a CDS encoding cysteine desulfurase/sulfurtransferase TusA family protein, which yields MAYFDAASAAPLHPVARQALAASLDEGWADPARLYREGRRARLLLDAAREAMAEAVGCRADELVFTSSGTRAVHSGIAGALAGRRRVGRHLIVSAVEHSSVLHSAELHEADGGTVTQVAVDRTGAVAVESYGEALRPDTALACLQSANHEVGTEQPVASVAAVCREAGVPLLVDAAQSLGWGRVEGDWSLLTASAHKWGGPAGVGLLVVRKGVRFAAQGPVDERESGRAAGFENIPAIVAAAASLRAVRAEAAAEAVRLRELTDRIRARVPKLVPDVDVVGDPARRLPGLVTFSCLYVDGETLLHELDRSGFSVSSGSSCTSSTLTPSHVLKAMGVLSEGNVRVSLPTGAAEEDVDRFLSVLPEAVSAVREKLGAPTSPAAVRDDALVVDALGRRCPIPVIELAKVIGDVPVGGTVRVLSDDEAARLDIPAWCEMRGQEYVGEEPADHGSAYVVRRVS from the coding sequence GTGGCTTACTTCGATGCGGCTTCCGCCGCTCCCCTGCATCCCGTTGCCCGGCAGGCTCTTGCCGCCTCGCTCGACGAGGGGTGGGCCGATCCTGCGCGGTTGTACCGGGAGGGGCGGCGGGCTCGGCTGCTGCTTGATGCCGCGCGGGAGGCGATGGCCGAGGCGGTGGGGTGCCGGGCGGACGAGTTGGTGTTCACGTCCTCCGGAACGCGGGCCGTGCATTCCGGGATCGCCGGGGCGCTGGCAGGGCGGCGGCGGGTGGGACGCCACCTGATCGTGTCAGCGGTCGAACACTCCTCGGTGCTCCATTCGGCGGAGCTGCACGAGGCCGACGGCGGGACGGTGACACAGGTGGCCGTGGACCGTACGGGCGCGGTGGCCGTGGAGTCGTATGGGGAAGCCCTGCGCCCCGACACCGCGCTCGCCTGTCTGCAGTCGGCCAACCACGAGGTGGGGACGGAGCAGCCGGTGGCCTCCGTGGCCGCGGTGTGCCGGGAGGCCGGTGTGCCGCTGCTGGTGGACGCGGCTCAATCGCTGGGCTGGGGACGGGTGGAGGGTGACTGGTCGCTGCTGACGGCCAGTGCCCACAAGTGGGGCGGGCCGGCGGGAGTAGGGCTGCTCGTCGTGCGGAAGGGTGTGCGGTTCGCGGCCCAGGGCCCGGTCGACGAGCGGGAGTCGGGGCGGGCCGCCGGGTTCGAGAACATCCCGGCGATCGTGGCCGCGGCGGCCTCGCTGCGGGCGGTACGGGCGGAGGCGGCGGCCGAGGCGGTACGGCTGCGGGAGCTGACGGACCGGATCCGGGCACGGGTGCCGAAGCTGGTGCCGGACGTGGACGTGGTCGGGGATCCGGCGCGGCGACTGCCGGGACTCGTCACCTTCTCCTGTCTCTATGTCGACGGAGAGACATTGCTGCACGAGCTGGACCGCTCCGGTTTCTCCGTCTCGTCCGGATCGTCCTGCACGAGCAGCACCCTGACGCCGAGCCATGTGCTGAAGGCGATGGGGGTGCTGAGCGAGGGCAATGTGCGGGTGTCGCTGCCGACGGGGGCCGCGGAGGAGGACGTGGACCGCTTCCTGTCGGTGCTACCCGAGGCGGTGTCGGCCGTACGGGAGAAGCTGGGAGCGCCGACTTCCCCCGCGGCCGTACGCGACGACGCGCTCGTCGTGGACGCGCTGGGCAGGCGCTGCCCGATTCCGGTGATCGAGCTGGCGAAGGTCATCGGGGACGTGCCGGTGGGCGGCACGGTCCGGGTGCTCTCGGACGACGAGGCGGCCCGGCTCGACATCCCCGCGTGGTGCGAGATGCGGGGTCAGGAGTACGTGGGTGAGGAGCCGGCGGACCACGGTTCGGCGTATGTGGTCCGCCGCGTCTCCTGA
- the coxB gene encoding cytochrome c oxidase subunit II, whose translation MSPNGSDRSPRRPMRRKLLQAMTAGLVLATATGCTWEDFPRLGMPTPTTEEAPRILSLWQGSWAAALAVGVLVWGLILWSAMFHRRSRTKVEVPPQTRYNMPIEALYTVVPIIIVSVLFYFTARDESKLLSLEKKPDVTVNVVGFQWSWCFNYVADVEGSTGDAKTDENLAAIPDRFKKDFPDNAGGVYSCGTPGERNPQTNNPGPTLWLPEGKTVRFVLTSRDVIHSFWVVPFLMKQDVIPGHTNAFQVTPNKQGTFLGKCAELCGVDHSRMLFNVKVVSPERYEQHLKDLAKKGQTGYVPAGIEQTSHEKNRETNNL comes from the coding sequence GTGAGTCCCAACGGCTCCGACCGCTCGCCGCGGCGCCCGATGCGGCGGAAGCTGCTGCAGGCAATGACCGCGGGCCTGGTCCTGGCGACCGCCACCGGTTGCACATGGGAGGACTTCCCCCGCCTTGGTATGCCCACCCCGACCACGGAAGAGGCTCCGCGGATCCTCTCCCTGTGGCAGGGTTCCTGGGCCGCCGCGCTCGCCGTCGGCGTGCTGGTGTGGGGACTGATCCTGTGGAGCGCCATGTTCCATCGGCGCAGCCGCACCAAGGTCGAGGTTCCTCCGCAGACCCGGTACAACATGCCCATCGAGGCGCTGTACACGGTCGTACCGATCATCATCGTCTCGGTGCTGTTCTACTTCACCGCTCGCGACGAGTCCAAGCTCCTCAGCCTCGAGAAGAAGCCCGACGTCACGGTCAACGTGGTCGGCTTCCAGTGGAGCTGGTGCTTCAACTACGTCGCGGACGTCGAAGGTTCCACCGGTGACGCGAAGACCGACGAGAACCTGGCCGCGATTCCGGACCGGTTCAAGAAGGACTTCCCGGACAACGCGGGCGGTGTCTACTCCTGCGGCACCCCCGGTGAGCGGAACCCGCAGACCAACAACCCGGGCCCGACCCTGTGGCTCCCCGAGGGCAAGACGGTCCGCTTCGTCCTGACCTCGCGCGACGTCATCCACTCCTTCTGGGTGGTGCCGTTCCTGATGAAGCAGGACGTCATCCCGGGCCACACCAACGCCTTCCAGGTGACCCCCAACAAGCAGGGCACCTTCCTGGGCAAGTGCGCCGAGCTCTGCGGCGTCGACCACTCCCGGATGCTGTTCAACGTGAAGGTCGTCTCCCCCGAGCGCTACGAGCAGCACCTCAAGGACCTCGCCAAGAAGGGGCAGACCGGTTACGTTCCCGCGGGCATCGAGCAGACGAGCCACGAGAAGAACCGGGAGACGAACAACCTGTGA
- the ctaD gene encoding cytochrome c oxidase subunit I: MSILNEPQGAAAAEDSYENELPVRRKQPGNVVVKWLTTTDHKTIGTLYLVTSFAFFLIGGVMALVMRAELARPGLQIMSNEQFNQAFTMHGTIMLLMFATPLFAGFTNWIMPLQIGAPDVAFPRLNMFAYWLYLFGSLIAVAGFLTPQGAADFGWFAYAPLSDAVRSPGVGADMWIMGLAFSGFGTILGSVNFITTIICMRAPGMTMFRMPIFTWNVLLTGVLVLLAFPVLAAALFALEADRKFGAHIFDPANGGALLWQHLFWFFGHPEVYIIALPFFGIISEVIPVFSRKPMFGYMGLIAATISIAGLSVTVWAHHMYVTGGVLLPFFSFMTFLIAVPTGVKFFNWIGTMWKGSLSFETPMLWATGFLITFTFGGLTGVILASPPMDFHVSDSYFVVAHFHYVVFGTVVFAMFSGFHFWWPKFTGKLLDERLGKITFWTLFIGFHGTFLVQHWLGAEGMPRRYADYLAADGFTALNTISTISSFLLGLSILPFLYNVWKTAKYGKPVGVDDPWGYGRSLEWATSCPPPRHNFLTLPRIRSESPAFDLHHPEIAALEQLEYAGHGADAISGGKEAGK; this comes from the coding sequence GTGAGCATCCTCAACGAACCCCAGGGTGCCGCCGCAGCTGAGGACTCGTACGAGAACGAGCTGCCGGTCAGGCGCAAGCAGCCCGGCAATGTCGTGGTGAAGTGGCTGACGACCACCGACCACAAGACCATCGGAACGCTGTATCTGGTCACGAGCTTCGCGTTCTTCCTGATCGGTGGCGTGATGGCGCTCGTCATGCGCGCCGAGCTGGCCCGGCCGGGCCTGCAGATCATGTCGAACGAGCAGTTCAACCAGGCGTTCACGATGCACGGCACGATCATGCTGCTGATGTTCGCGACGCCGCTGTTCGCCGGCTTCACGAACTGGATCATGCCGCTGCAGATCGGCGCGCCGGACGTGGCGTTCCCGCGGCTGAACATGTTCGCCTACTGGCTGTACCTGTTCGGCTCGCTGATTGCGGTGGCCGGCTTCCTCACCCCGCAGGGCGCCGCCGACTTCGGCTGGTTCGCCTACGCCCCGCTGTCGGACGCGGTCCGCTCGCCGGGCGTCGGCGCCGACATGTGGATCATGGGTCTGGCCTTCTCCGGCTTCGGCACCATCCTCGGCTCGGTCAACTTCATCACCACGATCATCTGCATGCGCGCACCCGGCATGACCATGTTCCGCATGCCGATCTTCACCTGGAACGTGCTGCTGACCGGTGTCCTGGTCCTGCTCGCCTTCCCGGTGCTGGCGGCCGCGCTGTTCGCCCTGGAGGCGGACCGCAAGTTCGGCGCCCATATCTTCGACCCGGCCAACGGCGGAGCGTTGCTCTGGCAACACCTCTTCTGGTTCTTCGGCCATCCAGAGGTGTACATCATCGCGCTGCCGTTCTTCGGCATCATCAGTGAGGTCATCCCGGTCTTCTCCCGCAAGCCGATGTTCGGCTACATGGGCCTGATCGCGGCGACCATCTCGATCGCGGGTCTGTCCGTGACGGTGTGGGCGCACCACATGTATGTCACCGGCGGTGTGCTGCTGCCGTTCTTCTCCTTCATGACCTTCCTGATCGCGGTCCCGACCGGTGTGAAGTTCTTCAACTGGATCGGCACCATGTGGAAGGGCTCGCTGTCCTTCGAGACGCCGATGCTGTGGGCGACCGGCTTCCTGATCACCTTCACCTTCGGTGGTCTGACCGGTGTCATCCTGGCCTCGCCGCCGATGGACTTCCACGTCTCCGACTCGTACTTCGTGGTGGCGCACTTCCACTACGTCGTCTTCGGCACCGTGGTCTTCGCGATGTTCTCCGGCTTCCACTTCTGGTGGCCGAAGTTCACCGGCAAGCTGCTCGACGAGCGCCTCGGCAAGATCACCTTCTGGACGCTGTTCATCGGCTTCCACGGCACCTTCCTGGTCCAGCACTGGCTGGGCGCCGAGGGCATGCCGCGCCGGTACGCCGACTACCTGGCAGCCGACGGCTTCACCGCCCTGAACACGATCTCGACGATCAGCTCGTTCCTGCTGGGCCTGTCGATCCTGCCGTTCCTCTACAACGTGTGGAAGACGGCCAAGTACGGCAAGCCGGTCGGCGTCGACGACCCGTGGGGCTACGGCCGCTCGCTCGAGTGGGCGACCTCCTGCCCGCCGCCGCGGCACAACTTCCTCACCCTGCCGCGGATCCGCAGCGAATCCCCGGCGTTCGACCTGCACCACCCTGAGATCGCCGCGCTCGAGCAGCTGGAGTACGCCGGCCACGGTGCCGACGCCATCTCGGGCGGCAAGGAGGCCGGCAAGTGA
- a CDS encoding cytochrome c oxidase subunit 4: MRIQGKMFMWLSVFLLAMAIVYGVWSKEPAGTTALFLAFALSIMIGFYLGFTARRVDAGAQDNKEADVADDAGELGFFSPHSWQPLSLGIGGAIAFLGVAVGWWLLYFAAPIILIGIWGWVFEYYRGENRTQ; encoded by the coding sequence GTGAGAATCCAGGGCAAGATGTTCATGTGGCTGAGCGTCTTCCTCCTCGCCATGGCGATCGTCTATGGCGTGTGGTCGAAGGAGCCGGCCGGCACCACGGCCCTCTTCCTGGCCTTCGCCCTGAGCATCATGATCGGCTTCTACCTGGGCTTCACCGCCCGGCGGGTCGACGCGGGTGCTCAGGACAACAAGGAGGCGGACGTCGCGGACGACGCCGGCGAGCTGGGCTTCTTCAGCCCGCACAGCTGGCAGCCGCTGTCGCTGGGCATCGGCGGCGCGATCGCCTTCCTCGGTGTCGCGGTGGGCTGGTGGCTGCTGTACTTCGCCGCCCCGATCATCCTGATCGGCATCTGGGGCTGGGTCTTCGAGTACTACCGCGGTGAGAACCGCACCCAGTAG
- a CDS encoding Ig-like domain-containing protein — MSNRPRPRTVVSCTTLVIALCAGVTACGSDGNPLSSRPYDASDQIAFNGPSGDGKKADPDKPLEVTSEDSDDRITDVTAVDKAGRYVAGELSADGTRWHSTEPLAANAHYTVRVSTEDEDGAPGRKVLTFDTGKPSGKNRLDVKFGPKAGKYGVGQPITAELNKPVKDKAQRAVVERALKVDSTPSVQGAWYWVDDKELHYRPQEYWPAHATIRVHSNLDGIKISDRLWGGSAKPVELTTGDRVIAVTDASSHSMTFYKNDQEIKQIPVTTGKPGFDTRNGVKVVLGKESFVRMRSSTVGIAEGSSESYDLPVYFATRVTWSGEYVHAAPWSVGSQGYANVSHGCTGMSTSNAEWFFDNVREGDIVKVVNSNGDTMEPFGNGFGDWNLDWTKWHAGSALTAGTPNSTGPQDTARLRPTAV, encoded by the coding sequence ATGAGCAACAGACCCCGCCCTCGCACCGTCGTCAGCTGCACGACGCTGGTGATCGCCCTCTGCGCGGGCGTCACCGCCTGCGGCTCGGACGGCAATCCCCTCTCCTCCCGCCCGTACGACGCCTCGGACCAGATCGCCTTCAACGGCCCCTCCGGCGACGGCAAGAAGGCCGACCCGGACAAGCCCCTGGAGGTCACCTCCGAGGACTCCGACGACCGCATCACGGACGTCACGGCCGTCGACAAGGCAGGCCGCTACGTGGCCGGCGAACTCTCCGCCGACGGCACCCGCTGGCACAGCACCGAACCCCTCGCCGCCAACGCCCACTACACGGTCCGGGTGAGCACCGAGGACGAGGACGGCGCCCCCGGTCGCAAGGTCCTCACCTTCGACACCGGCAAGCCCTCCGGCAAGAACCGCCTGGACGTGAAGTTCGGCCCCAAGGCCGGCAAGTACGGCGTCGGCCAGCCCATAACCGCCGAACTGAACAAGCCCGTCAAGGACAAGGCCCAGCGGGCCGTCGTCGAACGCGCCCTCAAGGTGGACTCCACGCCCTCCGTGCAGGGCGCCTGGTACTGGGTGGACGACAAGGAACTCCACTACCGGCCCCAGGAGTACTGGCCCGCCCACGCCACGATCCGGGTGCACAGCAACCTGGACGGCATCAAGATCAGCGACCGTCTCTGGGGCGGCAGTGCCAAGCCGGTCGAGCTCACCACGGGCGACCGTGTCATAGCCGTCACGGACGCGTCGTCCCACTCGATGACGTTCTACAAGAACGACCAGGAGATCAAGCAGATCCCCGTCACCACCGGCAAGCCCGGCTTCGACACCCGCAACGGCGTCAAGGTCGTACTGGGCAAGGAGTCCTTCGTACGTATGCGCAGCAGCACGGTCGGTATCGCCGAGGGCTCCTCGGAGTCGTACGACCTGCCCGTCTACTTCGCGACCCGCGTCACCTGGAGCGGCGAGTACGTCCACGCCGCCCCCTGGTCCGTGGGCTCCCAGGGCTACGCCAACGTCAGCCACGGCTGCACCGGCATGAGCACGTCCAACGCCGAGTGGTTCTTCGACAACGTCCGCGAGGGCGACATCGTCAAGGTCGTCAACAGCAACGGCGACACGATGGAACCGTTCGGCAACGGCTTCGGCGACTGGAACCTGGACTGGACGAAGTGGCACGCGGGCAGCGCGCTGACAGCCGGCACACCGAACAGCACAGGCCCGCAGGACACGGCAAGGCTCAGACCGACGGCAGTGTGA
- a CDS encoding heme-copper oxidase subunit III, with product MSVVATATTVDTGHAHPSVNRPNLTSVGTIIWLSSELMFFAALFAMYFTLRSVTGPDHWKEMAEALNFPFSATNTTILVLSSLTCQLGVFAAERGDVKKLRGWFIVTFIMGAIFIGGQIYEYTELVKKDGLSLSSDPYGSVFYLTTGFHGLHVTGGLIAFLLVLGRTYAARRFTHEQATAAIVVSYYWHFVDVVWIGLFATIYMIK from the coding sequence ATGTCGGTCGTGGCGACAGCAACGACAGTAGATACCGGGCACGCGCACCCGTCGGTCAACCGGCCGAACCTCACCAGCGTCGGAACCATCATCTGGCTGAGTTCCGAGCTGATGTTCTTCGCGGCCCTCTTCGCGATGTACTTCACCCTGCGATCGGTGACGGGTCCTGATCACTGGAAGGAAATGGCCGAGGCCCTGAACTTCCCGTTCTCGGCCACGAACACCACGATCCTGGTGCTCTCCTCCCTCACCTGCCAGCTCGGCGTGTTCGCGGCCGAGCGCGGTGACGTGAAGAAGCTCCGGGGATGGTTCATCGTCACCTTCATCATGGGTGCGATCTTCATCGGCGGTCAGATCTACGAGTACACCGAGCTGGTCAAGAAGGACGGGCTCTCGCTCTCCTCCGACCCGTACGGCTCGGTGTTCTATCTGACCACCGGCTTCCACGGCCTGCACGTGACGGGCGGTCTCATCGCCTTCCTGCTGGTCCTCGGCCGTACCTACGCGGCCCGGAGGTTCACTCACGAGCAGGCGACCGCCGCCATCGTCGTGTCCTACTACTGGCACTTCGTCGATGTCGTCTGGATCGGCCTCTTCGCCACGATCTACATGATCAAGTAG